From a region of the Sesamum indicum cultivar Zhongzhi No. 13 linkage group LG3, S_indicum_v1.0, whole genome shotgun sequence genome:
- the LOC105158647 gene encoding uncharacterized protein LOC105158647, with protein MNSKKCSLRPFGQRSIASTFLFRASNRSSDCVKNLVTKAPSQKGSQVSLSDFLNRSLHRSSVLPSSVQGKELRFSSALSGQDFNTGAVGESGKKQKGEAEVKLSIDGAFNMFKNVGKEKSQSHNSHVTNATEIFYEDDLQQTRKRKNLFEGHYEKPPARKRLVVLGEDSKPTQSTRRKNLAHEEPRPLFNHYENGGGWWDDQMEGVDNEEVGCNDVWEGVGCTTLGGIEWH; from the exons ATGAACTCAAAAAAGTGTTCTCTCAGGCCATTTGGGCAACGCTCTATCGCTTCGACGTTCCTCTTCCGTGCCTCGAATAG gtCAAGTGATTGTGTGAAGAATTTGGTAACTAAAGCTCCCAGTCAAAAGGGTTCTCAGGTTTCCTTGTCTGATTTCCTTAACAGGAGTTTGCATAGGAGTTCTGTGCTACCGTCATCAGTGCAG GGGAAAGAGCTGCGCTTTTCTTCTGCGTTAAGTGGTCAAGATTTCAATACGGGTGCAGTGGGAGAAAGTGGTAAAAAGCAAAAAGGAGAAGCAGAGGTAAAGCTTTCAATTGATGGTGCTTTCAATATGTTCAAGAATGTCGGAAAGGAGAAGAGCCAGTCTCACAATTCTCATGTAACCAATGCGACTGAGATTTTTTATGAGGATGACTTACAGCAAacgagaaagagaaaaaatctGTTTGAAG GTCACTATGAAAAGCCACCTGCTCGGAAGCGGTTGGTAGTTCTTGGAGAAGATTCAAAACCAACACAAAGTACAAGAAGGAAGAACTTAGCCCATGAAGAACCTAGACCTCTTTTCAATCACT ATGAGAATGGGGGCGGTTGGTGGGATGACCAAATGGAAGGTGTTGACAATGAAGAAGTAGGATGCAATGATGTTTGGGAAGGAGTTGGTTGTACCACACTTGGAGGTATCGAATGGCATTAG